One part of the Microlunatus elymi genome encodes these proteins:
- the galE gene encoding UDP-glucose 4-epimerase GalE — MTVLVTGGAGYIGSHVVRLLRQRGDDVVVVDDLSSGVADNIGDTPLVQLDLSRPEAIDALVTLIGEYEVESVIHIAAKKQVGESAQRPAWYYTENVGGMANLLQAMESAEVNKLMFSSSAATYGNPDVPPGSRMSEDVPSAPISPYGETKLVCEWMMRDAAAAWGLRGVGLRYFNVAGAGWPELGDPTKFNLIPIAIGALAEGKQPVIFGNDYPTADGTCIRDYIHVLDLADAHLAALDYLDREDRDYDVFNVGTGTGSSVSEVLTKIGRTTGYDVQPVIGDRRAGDPADLVADVSRIRDALGWTATRDLAAMVDSAWQAWEPTHGAPAVPPS, encoded by the coding sequence ATGACTGTTCTGGTTACCGGCGGTGCCGGCTACATCGGTTCCCACGTGGTGCGGCTGCTGCGGCAACGCGGCGATGACGTGGTGGTCGTCGATGACCTGAGCAGCGGTGTCGCCGACAACATCGGCGACACCCCGCTGGTGCAGCTCGATCTGTCACGGCCCGAGGCGATCGACGCGCTGGTGACGTTGATCGGCGAGTACGAGGTCGAGTCGGTCATCCACATCGCCGCCAAGAAGCAGGTCGGCGAGTCGGCCCAGCGTCCTGCCTGGTACTACACCGAGAACGTCGGCGGGATGGCGAATCTCCTGCAGGCCATGGAAAGCGCCGAGGTGAACAAGTTGATGTTCTCCTCCTCGGCCGCCACCTACGGCAATCCCGACGTGCCGCCGGGATCGCGGATGAGCGAGGACGTGCCGAGCGCACCGATCAGCCCGTACGGGGAGACCAAGCTGGTCTGCGAATGGATGATGCGCGACGCGGCCGCGGCCTGGGGGTTGCGTGGTGTCGGGCTGCGCTACTTCAACGTGGCCGGTGCCGGCTGGCCCGAACTCGGCGACCCGACCAAGTTCAATCTGATTCCGATCGCGATCGGCGCCCTGGCCGAGGGCAAGCAGCCGGTGATCTTCGGCAACGACTACCCCACCGCCGACGGCACCTGCATCCGCGACTACATCCACGTGCTCGATCTGGCCGACGCGCATCTGGCCGCGCTGGACTACCTCGACCGTGAGGACCGTGACTACGACGTCTTCAACGTCGGCACCGGCACCGGCTCCTCGGTCAGCGAGGTGCTCACCAAGATCGGCCGCACGACCGGCTACGACGTGCAACCGGTGATCGGCGATCGTCGTGCCGGCGACCCGGCCGATCTGGTCGCCGACGTCTCCCGGATCCGCGACGCGCTCGGCTGGACCGCCACCCGTGACCTTGCCGCCATGGTCGACTCGGCCTGGCAGGCCTGGGAGCCGACCCACGGCGCACCCGCGGTGCCGCCGAGCTGA
- a CDS encoding FAD-dependent oxidoreductase — MRDQGQRGPASRGATEPGRQRLLIAPASGPRSYRIERLDAQLAIVGGGLAGTCAAITAARAGVRVILVQDRPVLGGNSSSEVRLWVLGATAHMGNNNRFAREGGVVDEILVENTYRNPDGNPLIFDTILLEKVVEEPNITLLLNTAMTDVQLDESAAGTRISGVTAFCSQNSTRYEIAAELFLDSSGDGALAFLSGAAFRMGAEAESEFAELFAPSEEFGDLLGQSMYFYTKDVGHPVRFVPPSYALPSLDEIPRARSFTTNLNGCRLWWIEWGGRLDTVHETETIKWKLWQVVYGVWDHLKNSGEFPDAENLTLEWVGTIPGKRESRRFEGLYMLRQDDVINQTQHDDAVAFGGWSIDLHPADGVFSEKPGSTHLHPRGVYQIPYRCLVSRDIDNLFFAGRIISASHVAFGSTRVMATSAHGAQAVALAAAICLRDGLRPADILRPGPMAELQTQLLRTGQHIPQHGLQDPDDLAATATVTASSELRLGAIPDSDAPVALNVDRGQLLPLPAGRVPQLGLRLDVAASTKLRAQLRRGIRGDDYTPDQLLAACELDLDPGDDQLIKIDFDAELDRPAYVVLSLLRNDDVGVHTSDLIVTGLIPLQHRTDQPERAEIGQPGLEFWTPVRRPDGRNLALVLDPPVVIGPAVSVINGVDRPTAASNAWIAAVDDQQPTLRLRWDEPQRIGRIELRCDTDFDHAMESVLYTQPEAAMPQCVRDLTITADGRVVIEIHDHHQSALTITPDDVLEVSELAITVNATNGNAPAALFAVRCYAAPDGRILTDAPTSSGHRHG; from the coding sequence ATGCGAGATCAAGGCCAACGAGGGCCGGCGTCGCGGGGTGCGACCGAGCCGGGCAGGCAGCGTTTGTTGATCGCACCGGCCAGTGGTCCGCGGAGCTACCGGATCGAACGGTTGGATGCTCAGTTGGCGATCGTCGGCGGCGGTTTGGCCGGCACCTGCGCCGCGATCACGGCCGCACGCGCCGGCGTGCGGGTGATCTTGGTGCAGGATCGTCCGGTGCTGGGCGGGAACTCCTCGTCCGAGGTGCGGTTGTGGGTGCTCGGCGCAACGGCCCACATGGGCAACAACAACCGCTTCGCCCGTGAGGGCGGCGTGGTGGACGAGATCCTGGTCGAGAACACCTATCGCAACCCGGACGGCAACCCGCTGATCTTCGACACCATCCTGCTGGAAAAGGTCGTCGAGGAACCCAACATCACCCTGCTGCTGAACACTGCGATGACCGACGTGCAGCTGGACGAATCGGCGGCCGGCACCCGGATCAGCGGCGTTACCGCCTTCTGCAGCCAGAACTCCACCCGGTACGAGATCGCGGCCGAACTGTTCCTGGACTCCAGCGGCGACGGGGCGCTGGCGTTCCTGTCCGGTGCGGCGTTCCGGATGGGCGCGGAAGCCGAGTCCGAGTTCGCTGAGTTGTTCGCGCCGAGCGAGGAGTTCGGTGACCTGCTCGGGCAGTCGATGTACTTCTACACCAAGGATGTCGGGCATCCGGTCCGCTTCGTTCCGCCGTCCTACGCGCTGCCCAGCCTGGACGAGATCCCGCGTGCCCGCAGCTTCACCACGAACCTGAACGGCTGCCGACTCTGGTGGATCGAGTGGGGTGGCCGGCTGGACACCGTGCACGAGACCGAGACGATCAAGTGGAAGCTATGGCAGGTCGTCTACGGCGTTTGGGATCACCTGAAGAACTCCGGCGAATTCCCCGACGCGGAGAACCTGACCCTCGAGTGGGTCGGCACCATCCCCGGCAAGCGGGAGAGCCGCCGCTTCGAGGGGCTCTACATGCTGCGCCAGGACGACGTGATCAACCAGACCCAGCACGACGACGCGGTCGCCTTCGGCGGCTGGTCGATCGATCTGCATCCGGCCGACGGCGTGTTCAGCGAGAAACCGGGCTCGACGCATCTGCATCCCCGTGGTGTCTACCAGATCCCGTACCGCTGCTTGGTCAGCCGGGACATCGACAACTTGTTCTTCGCCGGCCGGATCATCAGCGCCAGCCACGTCGCGTTCGGCTCCACCCGGGTGATGGCGACCTCCGCGCACGGGGCTCAGGCGGTCGCGCTGGCGGCCGCGATCTGCCTGCGCGACGGACTCCGGCCGGCCGACATCCTGCGGCCCGGGCCGATGGCCGAACTGCAGACGCAACTGCTCCGCACCGGCCAGCACATTCCGCAGCACGGGTTGCAGGATCCCGATGATCTTGCTGCAACGGCCACCGTCACCGCATCCTCCGAACTCCGTCTGGGCGCGATCCCGGATTCCGACGCCCCGGTCGCGCTGAACGTCGATCGCGGTCAGCTGCTGCCCTTGCCGGCCGGCCGCGTGCCACAGCTGGGTCTGCGGCTCGATGTGGCCGCGTCCACCAAGCTGCGAGCGCAGCTGCGCCGCGGCATCCGCGGCGACGACTACACCCCCGACCAGCTGCTGGCCGCGTGCGAGCTCGACCTCGACCCCGGCGATGATCAGTTGATCAAGATCGACTTCGATGCCGAGCTGGATCGGCCGGCGTACGTGGTGCTCTCCCTGCTGCGCAACGACGACGTCGGCGTGCACACCTCGGATCTGATCGTCACCGGGCTGATCCCATTGCAGCATCGCACGGATCAGCCGGAACGGGCAGAGATCGGCCAACCCGGCTTGGAATTCTGGACTCCGGTGCGCCGGCCGGACGGACGAAACCTCGCACTGGTGTTGGATCCTCCCGTTGTCATCGGCCCAGCGGTATCGGTGATCAACGGCGTCGATCGACCCACGGCTGCCAGCAACGCCTGGATCGCCGCGGTCGATGATCAACAGCCGACGTTGAGGCTGCGGTGGGACGAACCGCAACGGATCGGCCGGATCGAGCTGCGCTGCGATACGGATTTCGATCACGCGATGGAGTCGGTGCTCTACACCCAGCCGGAGGCCGCGATGCCGCAGTGCGTACGAGATCTGACGATCACCGCCGACGGCCGCGTCGTCATCGAGATCCATGATCATCATCAGAGCGCGCTGACGATCACACCGGACGACGTGCTCGAGGTGAGCGAACTGGCGATCACCGTCAACGCCACCAACGGCAACGCGCCGGCCGCTCTGTTCGCCGTACGGTGCTACGCCGCCCCCGACGGCCGCATCCTGACCGATGCGCCGACCAGCTCGGGGCACCGGCATGGCTGA
- a CDS encoding FadR/GntR family transcriptional regulator, with amino-acid sequence MNVARSRPRTALDNQNFIKEQVKSLILAADLHAGDPLPTEQQLMSRLGVGRHPLREAMKALEAVGIVEIRHGYGTYVGNLSLRSLEDGLAFRMTQSMAGDLKDVRNVLDVREALEVGMADRVIEHYRGEGLDRLGEIVQTMEEMAKRGETFAEQDLDFHRTLYEPLDNQLIIDLLSVFWRTFADVNERLPGDHYTPVDAARWHRNLLEAIRENSSARFTRAMKDHFTGIRVRFDASGT; translated from the coding sequence GTGAACGTTGCCCGGAGTCGCCCCCGCACCGCCCTGGACAACCAGAACTTCATCAAGGAACAGGTGAAGTCGCTGATCCTGGCCGCCGACCTGCACGCCGGTGATCCGTTGCCGACCGAGCAGCAACTGATGAGCCGGCTCGGCGTCGGCCGGCATCCGCTGCGGGAGGCGATGAAGGCTCTGGAGGCCGTCGGCATCGTGGAGATCCGGCACGGCTACGGCACCTACGTCGGCAACCTTTCGCTGCGTTCGCTGGAGGACGGACTCGCGTTCCGGATGACGCAGTCGATGGCCGGCGACCTGAAGGACGTACGCAATGTGCTCGACGTCCGGGAGGCGCTGGAGGTCGGAATGGCCGACCGGGTGATCGAGCACTATCGCGGCGAAGGCCTGGACCGGCTCGGCGAGATCGTCCAGACCATGGAGGAGATGGCGAAGCGGGGCGAGACCTTCGCCGAGCAGGACCTCGACTTCCACCGCACCCTCTACGAGCCGCTGGACAATCAGTTGATCATCGACCTGCTCAGCGTCTTCTGGCGGACCTTCGCCGACGTCAACGAACGACTGCCCGGTGATCACTACACCCCGGTCGATGCGGCCCGTTGGCACCGCAATCTGCTGGAGGCGATCAGGGAGAACTCGTCGGCCCGGTTCACCCGCGCGATGAAAGATCATTTCACCGGCATCAGGGTCCGCTTCGACGCCTCCGGGACCTGA
- a CDS encoding sialidase family protein, whose product MITISQVLSIRNHDIVRPMSASSGTASSSDDIVVFDPAGTGYDTFRIPALLAIPSGSTGRTDQDHHVLLAFCEGRIESASDSGPIELVLRRSLDGGRNWQPLQVVCQADQKTCGNPVPVLDPASGEVVLLTTQNGARVDEGALALGTANPADGRRVFVQRSADLGLSWTDPAEITDSVKDPRWGWYATGPGHGIALQHGENAGRLVVPANHNRIDVAARDRLSSNGGHCILSDDGGHSWRIGFTDDNPDTLINANETTVAELADGRLIFNARNHHGTGSARVQAISEDGGETLTTPYRECPDIVAPNVQAGLLSPDGRQLLLTTPAHPTSRRELTVYVSDDTASWRRGALITAGPAGYCDVAALGSDQFGVLYEAGKEAAHERVRFRTASLSCLVTPSDLGRPGRTDAEPNQDQLVGTTSDRKAQS is encoded by the coding sequence GTGATCACGATCAGCCAGGTGCTTTCGATCCGAAACCATGACATAGTACGTCCCATGTCCGCCTCCTCCGGAACAGCGTCGTCCTCTGACGACATCGTCGTCTTCGACCCGGCCGGAACCGGATACGACACCTTCCGCATCCCTGCGCTGCTGGCGATCCCCAGCGGGTCGACGGGTCGAACCGACCAAGATCATCACGTCCTGTTGGCCTTCTGCGAGGGACGGATCGAGTCCGCATCCGACAGCGGTCCGATCGAGCTGGTGCTGCGCCGCTCGCTGGACGGCGGTCGGAACTGGCAGCCGTTGCAGGTGGTCTGCCAGGCCGACCAGAAGACCTGCGGCAATCCGGTGCCGGTGCTCGACCCCGCTTCTGGCGAGGTGGTGTTGCTGACCACGCAGAACGGTGCGAGGGTCGACGAGGGCGCACTCGCCCTCGGCACCGCAAATCCGGCTGACGGCCGCCGTGTCTTCGTCCAACGCAGTGCTGATCTTGGTCTGTCCTGGACCGATCCAGCGGAGATCACCGATTCGGTCAAGGACCCCCGCTGGGGTTGGTACGCCACCGGTCCGGGTCACGGAATCGCTTTGCAGCATGGAGAAAACGCCGGCCGGCTCGTCGTTCCGGCCAACCACAACCGGATCGACGTGGCGGCTCGTGATCGGCTGAGTTCCAACGGCGGCCACTGCATTCTCAGTGACGACGGCGGGCACAGCTGGCGGATCGGCTTCACCGACGACAATCCGGACACCTTGATCAACGCCAACGAGACGACCGTGGCCGAACTGGCCGACGGCCGGTTGATCTTCAACGCCCGCAACCATCACGGCACCGGCTCCGCCCGGGTGCAGGCGATCTCCGAGGACGGTGGTGAGACCCTCACCACGCCCTACCGGGAATGTCCGGACATCGTCGCGCCCAACGTGCAGGCCGGCCTGCTCAGCCCGGACGGGCGGCAACTGCTGCTCACCACCCCGGCGCACCCGACGTCGCGGCGCGAGCTGACCGTCTACGTCAGCGACGACACCGCGAGCTGGCGTCGCGGCGCACTGATCACGGCCGGCCCCGCCGGCTATTGCGACGTCGCCGCGCTCGGCTCCGATCAATTCGGCGTACTTTACGAGGCAGGCAAGGAAGCGGCCCACGAGCGGGTCCGATTCCGTACGGCATCGCTGTCCTGCCTGGTCACTCCTTCAGACCTCGGGCGGCCCGGCCGGACCGACGCCGAACCGAACCAAGATCAACTCGTCGGCACGACCTCCGACAGGAAGGCACAATCGTGA
- a CDS encoding peptide deformylase — translation MDTAMITEQIRKQLAGPSPLEIVQVGDPVLRRPAADVPADLDRGLLAELLAAMRECMHAAPGVGLAAPQIGLGLRLAVLEDAAEVSADVAEARERRPLPYTVIINPHYRQIGHDTALWYEGCLSVPGLQAATERAVTVELRCLDEDLAPVCERFTGWQARIVQHETDHTDGILYLDQAVPRSLTDTTNYLAYWGGADLQPARTALGF, via the coding sequence GTGGACACCGCGATGATCACCGAACAGATCCGCAAGCAGCTGGCCGGGCCGAGTCCGCTGGAGATCGTCCAGGTCGGGGACCCGGTGCTGCGGCGGCCGGCCGCCGACGTTCCGGCTGATCTTGATCGTGGTCTGCTGGCCGAGTTGCTGGCGGCGATGCGGGAGTGCATGCACGCCGCACCCGGCGTCGGCCTGGCCGCTCCGCAGATCGGGCTCGGACTGCGGTTGGCGGTGCTCGAGGACGCGGCCGAGGTCAGCGCCGACGTCGCCGAGGCGCGGGAGCGACGGCCGCTGCCGTACACGGTGATCATCAATCCGCACTACCGGCAGATCGGGCACGACACCGCGCTCTGGTACGAGGGCTGCCTCTCGGTGCCCGGGCTGCAGGCGGCGACCGAACGCGCGGTGACCGTCGAACTGCGCTGCCTGGACGAGGACCTGGCCCCGGTCTGCGAACGCTTCACCGGCTGGCAGGCCCGGATCGTCCAACACGAGACGGACCACACCGACGGCATCCTCTACCTGGATCAGGCGGTGCCCCGCTCGCTCACCGACACCACCAACTACCTCGCCTACTGGGGCGGCGCCGACCTGCAGCCGGCTCGTACCGCACTGGGCTTCTGA
- a CDS encoding winged helix DNA-binding domain-containing protein, which produces MPISAERLARMALSRQFPAVRGRGRTAVLRLFDQLGPIQSQVPRAPFLTAASRLPGVRYETVRDAFVDHELLRTTNLRGTVHTSRPAIFGALDTTARESLSVTQRRALGLSDAGISTTQLRNEIEAFCRGDWRPRTDLTEHIRCWLAERGAVINPGTSSTMAANLIWGHSGLLRRPRDDHWEKRTDTFHRTAADVDPALAPHPVEASMITIVRTHLAAYGPATREDIAWWSGSRLTQIDQAVAALDHELARHTGPDGESLIDLADAPTTGRDPGLRLLPEFDGLLLGYAPSGRGRFVDQENLARIWARTNGLFAPTMLYRGKIIGRWRTMPGRPASATVIELHPFPGEEVPGEDVLAGPVADTAAALDLKITDVRIIAAE; this is translated from the coding sequence ATGCCGATCAGTGCAGAGCGTCTGGCCAGGATGGCCTTGAGCCGGCAGTTCCCCGCCGTCCGGGGCCGCGGCCGGACCGCCGTGCTTCGCCTCTTCGACCAGCTGGGGCCGATCCAGTCGCAGGTGCCGCGAGCGCCGTTCCTGACCGCGGCGTCCCGACTGCCAGGCGTGCGGTACGAGACCGTACGAGACGCGTTTGTTGATCATGAACTGTTGAGGACCACGAATCTGCGCGGAACGGTGCATACCAGCCGCCCGGCGATCTTCGGCGCACTCGACACCACGGCGCGGGAGTCGCTGTCGGTAACCCAGCGGCGTGCGCTCGGCCTGTCCGATGCCGGCATCTCGACCACCCAGTTGAGAAACGAGATCGAGGCCTTCTGCCGCGGGGACTGGCGGCCTCGTACTGATCTGACCGAACACATCCGGTGCTGGCTGGCCGAACGCGGCGCGGTGATCAATCCGGGCACCAGTTCAACCATGGCGGCGAATCTGATCTGGGGTCACAGCGGGCTGTTGCGCCGGCCTCGCGATGATCACTGGGAGAAGCGCACCGATACGTTCCATCGCACGGCGGCCGATGTCGACCCGGCGCTGGCCCCGCATCCGGTCGAGGCGTCCATGATCACGATCGTCCGGACTCACCTGGCTGCCTACGGGCCGGCCACCCGCGAGGACATCGCCTGGTGGTCGGGTTCGCGGCTCACCCAGATCGACCAGGCCGTGGCCGCCCTCGACCACGAGTTGGCCCGACACACCGGCCCGGACGGCGAATCCTTGATCGATCTCGCCGACGCGCCGACCACCGGCCGCGACCCGGGCCTGCGGCTGCTGCCCGAGTTCGACGGACTGCTGCTCGGCTACGCACCGTCCGGCCGCGGTCGCTTCGTTGATCAAGAGAACTTGGCCCGGATCTGGGCCAGAACCAACGGCCTGTTCGCGCCGACGATGCTGTATCGGGGCAAGATCATCGGCCGCTGGCGTACGATGCCGGGTCGCCCTGCATCTGCCACGGTGATCGAACTACACCCCTTCCCCGGTGAGGAAGTTCCTGGTGAAGATGTGTTGGCCGGCCCGGTCGCCGACACCGCAGCCGCCCTCGATCTCAAGATCACCGACGTCCGGATCATCGCCGCCGAGTGA
- a CDS encoding MFS transporter, whose product MQSTRLEQTEKLTAPDRVVGVRRGAALIACALTFGLVQLDATIVQVSLDSLRTDLGGGIGAAQWVIDGYAVPFAACMLAAGALGDRFGHRRGCLVGFVIFGLASILAAVSGSWALLITARALQGVGAAVMLPASLAIISRLYSEPRSRSRALGVWGGVATTGFAAGPALGGLLITHFGWPSIFWINVPAAAVIATTIGILAPTDVTGLHRIHALSTVLGMIGLAGLTGTVIEAGQGELIMAAGLSAITVIAGCAFVRTERRTARGHRRSRPPEPLIPPGLLRPPAFRWALLTGLCFNLAMYGALLCVSLTLQSSYDFSVLQGGLAVLPMALVVSIGATGSGYLAARVGPRPPMIAGFTSAAIGSAVIAVGGWAASPTMIIAGLTVVGLCSLAMPAMTSVALNSAPIEHAGLAGGALNTTRQLGGAIGVALLGAILNVGGARFGFVEALLLAAIVCAVALLSTVRATTSTGAGHDR is encoded by the coding sequence GTGCAATCGACGAGGCTCGAGCAAACCGAGAAGCTGACCGCGCCGGACCGGGTGGTCGGGGTACGGCGCGGCGCGGCCCTGATCGCGTGCGCTCTCACCTTCGGGCTGGTGCAACTGGATGCCACGATCGTGCAGGTTTCGTTGGACAGCCTGCGGACGGATCTGGGCGGCGGCATCGGCGCGGCCCAATGGGTGATCGACGGCTATGCAGTCCCGTTCGCGGCCTGCATGCTGGCCGCCGGCGCGCTGGGTGACCGCTTCGGTCACCGGCGCGGCTGCCTGGTCGGCTTCGTGATCTTCGGCCTGGCCTCGATCCTGGCCGCGGTGTCCGGCAGCTGGGCGTTGTTGATCACCGCCCGGGCGTTGCAGGGTGTCGGCGCGGCGGTCATGCTGCCGGCATCGTTGGCGATCATCAGCCGGCTCTACTCCGAACCCCGGAGCAGGTCCCGGGCGCTCGGCGTCTGGGGCGGTGTGGCCACCACCGGATTCGCCGCGGGTCCGGCGCTCGGCGGCCTGTTGATCACGCACTTCGGCTGGCCGTCGATCTTCTGGATCAACGTACCGGCGGCGGCCGTGATCGCTACCACCATTGGAATCCTGGCTCCCACCGATGTGACCGGACTGCACCGAATCCACGCCCTCAGTACTGTGCTGGGCATGATCGGACTGGCCGGTTTGACCGGAACCGTCATCGAAGCGGGCCAAGGCGAGTTGATCATGGCCGCCGGACTGTCGGCGATCACCGTCATCGCCGGCTGTGCTTTCGTCCGGACGGAACGTCGCACGGCTCGCGGCCACCGCAGATCGCGACCACCGGAGCCGCTGATTCCGCCCGGGTTGCTTCGTCCTCCGGCCTTCCGTTGGGCGTTGCTCACCGGTCTCTGCTTCAACCTGGCGATGTACGGGGCGTTGCTGTGCGTCAGTCTGACCTTGCAGTCGAGCTACGACTTCTCCGTCCTGCAAGGAGGTTTGGCGGTGCTGCCGATGGCGCTGGTGGTCAGCATCGGGGCCACCGGCAGCGGATACCTGGCGGCGCGAGTGGGGCCTCGGCCACCGATGATCGCCGGCTTCACCTCGGCCGCCATCGGCTCGGCGGTCATCGCCGTCGGAGGCTGGGCCGCATCACCGACCATGATCATCGCCGGTTTGACGGTGGTCGGCCTGTGCTCGCTGGCGATGCCGGCGATGACCTCGGTCGCGTTGAATTCCGCACCGATCGAGCACGCGGGACTGGCCGGCGGCGCACTGAACACGACCCGGCAGCTCGGCGGAGCGATCGGCGTTGCCCTGCTCGGCGCGATCCTGAACGTCGGGGGCGCCCGATTCGGCTTCGTCGAGGCGCTCCTGCTGGCAGCGATCGTCTGCGCCGTCGCACTCCTGAGTACGGTCAGAGCAACCACATCGACAGGAGCGGGACATGACCGGTGA
- a CDS encoding dihydrodipicolinate synthase family protein, whose protein sequence is MTHIAAASDRHRRFGGVIPPLVTPLTPAGDLDTDSLGRLIEHVFDGGASGVFLLGSTGEGTSFTIAEREQLIGAAVQHVAGRGPVLAGVLAPSTALAAELCRSSIDAGADALVAAAPFYVATHPVEVEQHYRLIAEVTGEIPLLAYDIPVRAGSKLPADVVLRLAEDTVIAGVKDSSGVITGLRKLILERERLGLTGFSILTGSENTADLCVLLGVDGIIPGLGNVEVATFVNIIELVRAGELEKAELEQQRLLTLMEVLGVPDQRRMSSSSASIGAVKGALQVLGVIDSVQVAPPLLPIEAAEIAGVREVLIRSGVLQVSS, encoded by the coding sequence GTGACCCACATAGCCGCCGCTTCGGACCGCCACCGACGGTTCGGCGGCGTGATCCCACCGCTGGTCACACCACTGACTCCGGCCGGCGACCTGGACACCGACTCGCTCGGCCGGCTGATCGAACACGTCTTCGACGGCGGCGCGAGCGGTGTCTTCCTACTCGGCTCCACCGGCGAAGGCACGTCGTTCACCATCGCCGAGCGAGAGCAACTGATCGGTGCGGCCGTGCAGCACGTTGCCGGGCGCGGACCGGTGCTGGCCGGCGTGCTGGCGCCGAGTACGGCGTTGGCCGCCGAATTGTGCCGCAGCAGCATCGACGCCGGGGCCGATGCGCTGGTGGCGGCGGCCCCGTTCTATGTCGCCACCCACCCGGTCGAGGTCGAGCAGCACTATCGGCTGATCGCCGAGGTGACCGGCGAGATTCCCTTGCTGGCTTACGACATCCCGGTCCGTGCGGGCAGCAAACTCCCGGCCGACGTGGTCCTTCGGCTCGCCGAGGACACAGTGATCGCCGGAGTCAAGGACTCCAGCGGAGTGATCACCGGGCTTCGAAAGTTGATCTTGGAACGGGAGCGGCTCGGCCTGACGGGCTTCTCGATCCTGACCGGTTCGGAGAACACCGCCGACCTCTGCGTGCTGCTCGGCGTGGACGGCATCATCCCCGGACTCGGCAACGTCGAGGTGGCCACCTTCGTCAACATCATCGAGTTGGTCCGAGCCGGAGAGCTGGAGAAGGCCGAGCTGGAGCAGCAACGCCTGCTGACCCTGATGGAGGTGCTCGGCGTACCGGATCAGCGGCGGATGAGCAGCAGTTCGGCCTCCATCGGTGCGGTGAAGGGTGCGCTGCAGGTCCTCGGGGTGATCGACTCGGTGCAGGTCGCGCCGCCGCTGCTGCCGATCGAGGCGGCCGAGATCGCCGGAGTTCGCGAGGTGCTGATCCGGTCGGGTGTGCTCCAGGTTTCCTCGTGA
- a CDS encoding ArsR/SmtB family transcription factor — protein sequence MTGDADLSRIGELLSDRARSRILLALSSGRELSASMLATEAGVGRSTASAHLRKLTEGGLIAVRADGRNRHYRLSGPQVADILERLTRLSPAEPITSLRSSTRAAQLRLARTCYDHIAGRLGVGIMSSLLQRGLLSGGDGDYDRDRADRDHPAGPGNDLDYELTDDGRAFLDHLGVELPGGRRQLVRYCVDWTETRHHLAGQVGRGLRDRFLDAGWLERRDTHRALRITQSGKQVIRNEFGLDLAAS from the coding sequence ATGACCGGTGACGCGGATCTGTCGCGGATCGGCGAGTTGCTCTCCGATCGAGCGCGCAGCAGGATCCTGCTGGCGTTGTCCTCCGGCCGCGAACTGTCGGCCAGCATGCTGGCGACCGAGGCGGGCGTCGGTCGCTCCACCGCCAGTGCGCATCTGCGCAAGCTCACCGAGGGCGGGCTGATCGCCGTACGGGCTGACGGGCGCAACCGGCACTACCGGCTGTCCGGTCCGCAGGTCGCCGACATTCTCGAGCGGCTGACCCGGCTCTCGCCAGCCGAGCCGATCACCTCGCTGCGATCCAGCACCCGGGCAGCGCAGCTGCGGCTGGCTCGTACCTGTTACGACCACATTGCCGGCCGCCTCGGCGTCGGCATCATGTCCAGCCTTCTGCAGCGCGGGCTGCTGTCCGGCGGCGACGGCGACTACGACCGCGACCGAGCCGACCGTGATCATCCCGCCGGACCTGGAAATGATCTTGACTACGAGCTCACCGACGACGGCCGAGCGTTCCTTGATCATCTCGGCGTCGAGTTGCCGGGCGGCCGTCGTCAACTGGTGCGCTACTGCGTGGACTGGACCGAGACCCGGCATCATCTGGCCGGACAGGTCGGCCGTGGGTTACGTGATCGTTTTCTCGATGCCGGTTGGCTGGAACGACGCGACACCCATCGGGCGTTGCGGATCACCCAATCGGGTAAGCAGGTCATCCGCAACGAGTTCGGGCTGGACTTGGCTGCATCCTGA